Sequence from the Pecten maximus chromosome 8, xPecMax1.1, whole genome shotgun sequence genome:
GAATGATGACATGTTCTACTTCAGATAGTGAAGTTATGAAAATGAAGGTTATTCACAAGCTGTGATacaatgatgaaaaaaaatcattcactAATGCTATTTCTGTTTTCGTACAGGTCTTAGATATGTTGGTCCTAACGGGAAAATTAACAACATGGTTAGAGGGTACGAGGCTGCCAAGTACGACTGGATTGCCATCTCTGATAGTGGTATTAGTAGTAagtatttaattgttttatctagAAAGTATAATGGATTTATGACAATAGATTATGGTATTTGTTAGGGTATTGTCTGCTCCATAGTATGTTGAGTCTATAGATTAGCTTGTACAAATAGCTGGAGCAACAATTTCTTTACTACATTTGTTTAGACATAGCTGTCTTTCTTGACaaaaaaatcaatgattttACTACACTTCATTTTATAACTGGACAGTGACTGCTTCAAATGCATTCTCTGAGACCCGTTTACAAATTTTAACTTATTTAGTCAAAAGCTAACTTTACAAAGTAGACGATAAAAAAGTTTGAGtctgaaaaaaatttaaattgctTGTTCTGAATGTTTGccttgttacagtatacatgtattaagctGATTTTTCTCTGATCTTTAGTGCGTCCCGACACCTTAATGAATATGGTCAGCTACATGAAGTCGGATGTTGGACTTGTTCTGCAGATGCCATACACATCACATAGAAAATATGGATTTGCATCAGTATATGAACAAGTGCGTGTTGATTTATTCTGCCAATGATTGTTgagaaatataattttcttcTTACCATAATTTCATGAGTCTTAATCATGATCtataaaaattgaaattggCTGATgggaaacaaaatatatatgtcttaATTTTTAGCTATTTTGTTgatcaaattttgatttattttgtggATCAAACTTGTAGCAATTATTCTTAACATGTTTTTGCAGGTGTATTTCGGTACGTTTCAAGCAAGAAATAGTCTATCAGCGAATGCTGTTGGGATAAACTGTTCCACTGGCATGAGCTGTTTGTTTCGTAAAGAACTCCTGGAAAATGTAGGAGGTCTTCAAGCATTTTCGAAGTACCTGGCAGAAGATTTCTTCATTTGTCAAGAAATTGTCAAACAGTAAGTAAAGCAATTTATAATTACTTCATAAAGTTTTAATTAATCCTTCAATGATCACCCATTATGAATATCATTTTGTTGTACAATATTAAGTGCTGGCATGGAGGCAAATTCTGACAGTATAAAGTCTTGATTTGTGTTTTAAATTGGCaccatgtattttttttttttttttatgcctTTTCTGAACATCTGTATGTTGTTAGCTCTCCATCTCCAAGAATTTAAAAATTATgcttatatatgcatttatttgaaattgtaGAAAATACAAGACAGTGCTATGCAGTCAGCCAGCAATGCAGAACTCAGGCAATTGCACAGTAGAACATTTTCACAAACGCCTAATAAGGTAAGATGGCAAACTAGTtgtaaaacaacaatataatattagTACTTATTCCTTTAATATTCAACTAAAATAGATTTATAAGGACAGTGACTAAATAAATTtagataaataacaataaattatCTCTCTCTGACTGAAAAGATatcagatatataatataatttgttcCTGACCTGCAGGTGGTCACAGCTACGTGGAGCCATGTTACCTCACCTCATTTTTTTGGAGCCCCTGTCAGAGTGTATGTTGATGGGTGTGTGCATATCGTGGGCCATGGACTTCCTGTTCAGTGTCAGTCCCATGGGCGTCTTCCTCCTTCACACCCTTATGTGGTTTCTCAGTGATTACTTTCTCCTTAGGATAGTGGAGGTAAgcaatatttattaattatggaCCTTGCGGGAGGTCAATATGGTATTTGATTGACCTGGTAGAATTTGATATTGACCGAAGGTGAAATTGAACCATATCTAATATTGTGTTTTATTGATCACCATCAACTTGCTGCTGAA
This genomic interval carries:
- the LOC117332702 gene encoding ceramide glucosyltransferase-like — translated: MMSIAETILFFVAIAVVVGWLFVLLMHTVALLYGRYLMHRPVPQPDPENLHGVSILKPLTGVDPNLYKNLETFFNLQYPAYELLFSVQDENDPAIMVVQSLIQKYPKVDAKLFIGLRYVGPNGKINNMVRGYEAAKYDWIAISDSGISMRPDTLMNMVSYMKSDVGLVLQMPYTSHRKYGFASVYEQVYFGTFQARNSLSANAVGINCSTGMSCLFRKELLENVGGLQAFSKYLAEDFFICQEIVKQKYKTVLCSQPAMQNSGNCTVEHFHKRLIRWSQLRGAMLPHLIFLEPLSECMLMGVCISWAMDFLFSVSPMGVFLLHTLMWFLSDYFLLRIVENGPLPFSKFEFFVAWITREALAFWLSLRSHKNGVIQWRHKRYKVHWGGSVSEI